A genomic region of Pseudomonas sp. KU43P contains the following coding sequences:
- a CDS encoding DUF3182 family protein, producing the protein MPMPSACDPKTAVVLLDTRAHTPEHEHAVHLKLAAGLARLLGCTTVQTTPLPTAADNYYYLPTETLIDPARHACMGIRSEQDLFGGLVSHPYMSTKAISHPLPANANFPPGWTDAFALQASDALLRGYTVFSKADARRAAQLLLLDGPVRFKPVLACAGRGQQVITQPDELEPLLAGIDEQDLGLWGLVLEEDLNDVLTFSVGQVRVAGLTCSYHGTQQLTHDHQGTEVYGGSDLIVVRGDYQALLQLPLEDHLRLAINQAITYEQAAEQHFPGFIASRRNYDIARGSNAQGHVRSGVLEQSWRLGGASSAELLALQAFAADPGLQRVHASTHEVFGTPELPHDATLFYQGNDSELGQLSKFARIREHDHSE; encoded by the coding sequence ATGCCCATGCCCAGCGCCTGCGACCCGAAGACTGCTGTCGTGCTGCTCGACACCCGCGCACACACTCCGGAGCACGAGCACGCCGTGCATCTCAAGCTCGCTGCAGGCCTGGCCCGGCTGCTGGGCTGCACAACCGTGCAGACCACGCCACTGCCCACTGCAGCGGACAACTACTATTACCTGCCCACGGAAACCCTGATCGACCCGGCTCGCCATGCCTGCATGGGTATCCGCAGCGAACAGGACCTGTTCGGTGGCTTGGTCAGTCACCCCTACATGTCCACCAAGGCTATCTCCCATCCGTTGCCTGCCAACGCCAATTTTCCGCCTGGCTGGACTGACGCCTTCGCCCTGCAGGCCAGTGATGCCCTGCTCCGCGGCTATACCGTGTTCAGTAAAGCCGATGCCCGCCGCGCCGCGCAGTTGCTGCTGCTCGATGGCCCGGTGCGGTTCAAGCCGGTGCTGGCCTGCGCCGGCCGGGGCCAGCAAGTGATTACCCAGCCAGATGAACTGGAACCGCTACTGGCAGGCATTGATGAGCAAGACCTGGGCCTGTGGGGCCTGGTGCTAGAAGAAGACTTGAACGATGTGCTGACGTTCAGTGTTGGCCAGGTTCGCGTTGCCGGCCTGACCTGCAGTTATCACGGCACCCAGCAACTGACCCACGACCACCAGGGCACCGAAGTCTACGGCGGCTCCGACTTGATCGTGGTGCGCGGCGATTACCAAGCCTTGCTGCAGTTGCCACTGGAGGATCACCTACGCCTGGCGATCAACCAGGCCATTACCTACGAGCAGGCAGCAGAGCAGCACTTTCCTGGTTTCATCGCCTCTCGGCGCAACTATGACATCGCCCGTGGCAGCAACGCTCAGGGCCACGTGCGCAGCGGCGTGCTCGAGCAGTCGTGGCGCCTGGGCGGAGCCAGCAGCGCAGAACTCCTGGCTTTGCAGGCATTTGCCGCCGACCCGGGCCTGCAACGGGTGCACGCCTCCACCCACGAAGTGTTCGGCACTCCCGAGCTCCCCCACGACGCCACCCTCTTCTACCAAGGAAACGACAGTGAACTCGGACAACTCAGCAAATTCGCGCGGATTCGCGAGCATGACCATTCAGAGTGA
- a CDS encoding aminopeptidase P family protein, which translates to MNVQTTIQQSVPERLARVRQVMAEEGIDGLLVPSADPHLSEYLPGYWQGRRWLSGFDGSVGTLVVTADFAGLWVDSRYWEQADKELAGSGIELMKLQSGKPGALEWLGDKIAAQGAVAVDGAVMALASARQLEERLAARGIRLVTDRDLLGMVWDGRPALPGNPVYQHLPPHATVSRAEKLAQLRSTLKEKGVDWHFLATLDDIAWLFNLRGSDVSYNPVFVSFALIGQSQAILFVGAEKLDEHLRHVLQVDGIEVRDYEQVHQALASLAAGSRLMVDPARVTCGLLKNLGAQVQLVEGLNPTTLSKSRKGDEELVHIRRVMEQDGAALCEFFAWLEAHQGKEVITELTIDEQLSAARARRADFVSLSFSTIAAFNGNGAMPHYRATEQSHAVIEGDGLLLIDSGGQYLGGTTDITRMVPIGTPSFEQKQDCTRVLKGVIALSRATFPRGILSPLLDAIARAPIWADQVDYGHGTGHGVGYFMNVHEGPQVIAYQAATTPQTAMQAGMISSIEPGTYRPSAWGVRIENLVVNREAGSSAFGDFLSFETLTLCPIDTRCLLPELLTQEELNWLNRYHATVRERIAPLLKADALAWLQARTEPV; encoded by the coding sequence ATGAACGTTCAGACCACGATTCAGCAAAGTGTGCCAGAGCGCCTGGCGCGCGTGCGCCAGGTAATGGCCGAGGAGGGTATCGATGGCCTCCTGGTGCCTTCGGCAGACCCGCATCTGTCCGAGTATCTGCCGGGTTACTGGCAAGGGCGCCGCTGGCTGTCGGGGTTCGATGGTTCGGTCGGCACACTGGTGGTCACTGCGGATTTTGCCGGCCTGTGGGTCGACAGCCGTTATTGGGAGCAAGCCGACAAAGAGCTGGCGGGCAGTGGTATCGAACTCATGAAGCTGCAGTCCGGCAAGCCGGGTGCGTTGGAATGGCTGGGTGACAAAATCGCGGCTCAAGGCGCGGTGGCCGTGGATGGTGCGGTAATGGCCCTGGCTTCGGCGCGTCAGCTTGAAGAACGCCTTGCCGCTCGTGGCATACGTCTGGTGACTGACCGCGACCTGCTGGGCATGGTCTGGGACGGGCGCCCGGCACTGCCAGGCAACCCGGTGTACCAGCACCTGCCGCCACACGCCACGGTGAGCCGGGCCGAAAAACTCGCTCAGTTGCGCAGTACCTTGAAGGAGAAGGGTGTGGATTGGCACTTCCTGGCCACCCTCGATGACATCGCCTGGCTGTTCAATCTGCGCGGCAGCGACGTTTCCTATAACCCGGTGTTCGTTTCATTTGCGCTGATCGGCCAGTCGCAGGCCATTTTGTTCGTTGGAGCCGAAAAACTCGATGAGCATTTGCGCCATGTGCTTCAAGTCGACGGTATCGAGGTACGTGACTATGAGCAGGTTCATCAGGCGCTCGCGAGCCTGGCCGCAGGCAGCCGCCTAATGGTCGACCCGGCGAGGGTGACGTGCGGGTTGCTGAAGAACCTGGGTGCCCAGGTGCAACTGGTCGAGGGCCTGAACCCGACCACCTTGAGCAAATCACGCAAAGGCGATGAGGAGCTGGTGCACATCCGCCGAGTCATGGAGCAGGATGGCGCTGCATTGTGTGAGTTCTTTGCCTGGCTGGAGGCGCATCAGGGCAAGGAGGTTATCACCGAGCTGACCATCGATGAGCAGTTGAGCGCAGCGCGGGCCCGTCGGGCTGATTTCGTCTCGCTCAGTTTCTCCACCATTGCCGCCTTCAATGGCAATGGCGCGATGCCACACTATCGGGCGACCGAACAATCCCACGCAGTGATCGAAGGGGATGGCTTGCTGTTGATCGACTCGGGCGGGCAGTACCTGGGTGGAACTACCGATATCACCCGAATGGTCCCGATCGGTACGCCAAGCTTTGAGCAGAAGCAGGATTGCACGCGCGTGCTCAAGGGGGTGATCGCCCTGTCACGGGCCACGTTCCCTCGCGGCATCCTCTCCCCGCTGCTCGATGCCATTGCGCGTGCGCCGATCTGGGCGGACCAGGTCGACTACGGTCACGGTACCGGCCATGGCGTGGGCTATTTCATGAACGTGCACGAAGGGCCACAGGTCATTGCCTACCAAGCTGCAACCACGCCGCAGACAGCCATGCAGGCCGGGATGATCAGTTCGATCGAGCCGGGTACGTATCGCCCCAGTGCATGGGGCGTGCGTATCGAGAACCTGGTAGTGAATCGAGAGGCCGGCAGCAGTGCATTTGGCGACTTCCTGAGTTTCGAAACCCTGACGCTGTGCCCTATCGATACCCGCTGCCTGTTGCCAGAGCTGCTGACGCAGGAGGAACTGAACTGGCTCAATCGTTATCACGCGACCGTGCGCGAGCGTATTGCCCCGTTGCTCAAGGCTGATGCACTGGCATGGCTGCAAGCCCGCACCGAACCGGTGTAA
- the rhtA gene encoding threonine/homoserine exporter RhtA — translation MNTQPRSLAATLFPIGLLLIAMASIQSGASLAKSMFPIIGAQGTTTLRLVFASIIMLMILRPWRVRMNATTLRNVVIYGMSLGGMNFLFYMALQTTPLGIAVALEFTGPLAVALFASRRAIDFLWIGLAVIGLLLLIPIGDGGQPLDLAGVGYALGAGVCWALYILFGQRAGAEHGIQSAALGVVVAALFVAPIGIVHAGSALLTPALIPLALGVAILSTALPYSLEMVALTRMPARTFGTLMSVEPAIGALSGLLFLGEVLSVSQWLAILAIIAASVGATLSMRRDSNPAVAAD, via the coding sequence ATGAACACCCAGCCTCGCAGCCTGGCCGCCACGCTTTTCCCGATTGGCCTCCTCCTTATAGCCATGGCGTCGATCCAGTCTGGTGCCTCCCTGGCCAAAAGCATGTTCCCCATCATTGGCGCACAGGGCACCACGACCCTGCGCCTGGTATTCGCCAGCATCATCATGCTGATGATCCTGCGCCCTTGGCGTGTACGCATGAATGCCACCACCCTGCGCAACGTGGTCATTTACGGCATGTCCCTGGGCGGGATGAACTTCCTCTTCTATATGGCCCTGCAAACAACGCCACTGGGTATCGCCGTAGCGCTGGAATTCACCGGGCCGTTGGCCGTGGCACTCTTTGCCTCACGACGGGCGATCGATTTCTTGTGGATAGGCCTGGCCGTTATCGGCCTGCTATTGCTGATCCCGATAGGCGATGGTGGCCAACCCCTCGACCTGGCAGGGGTTGGCTATGCGCTGGGGGCCGGTGTCTGCTGGGCACTGTACATTCTCTTCGGCCAGCGCGCCGGCGCGGAACACGGCATCCAGAGTGCCGCCCTGGGCGTCGTGGTCGCCGCCCTGTTCGTGGCCCCCATTGGCATCGTGCATGCCGGCAGCGCACTCCTCACCCCTGCGCTTATTCCGCTGGCACTCGGCGTTGCCATTCTGTCTACGGCCTTGCCATACAGCCTGGAAATGGTTGCCCTGACCCGCATGCCGGCCCGCACCTTCGGCACGTTGATGAGCGTTGAACCTGCAATCGGCGCACTTTCCGGATTGCTGTTCCTCGGCGAGGTACTGAGCGTGAGCCAATGGCTGGCGATTCTCGCGATCATTGCTGCATCGGTAGGCGCCACACTTTCCATGCGCCGGGACAGCAATCCAGCCGTAGCCGCCGACTGA
- a CDS encoding universal stress protein, with protein MQAVRSILVVLDPEHAHSLALTRAKLIAGVTGARLHLLICDKKHDHSALLSLLSSQMHDDGYDNVSHEQAWHETLHESIIKVQEAEGCELVIKDHRPDSPLKKALLTPNDWKLLRLCPCAVLMVKSERPWTGGVILAAVDVGNQDEDHRRLHADIIDHGYAIAGLAKGHLHVISAHPSPMLSASDPVYQLSETIDKRYREACRAFQAEYGISEDRLHVEEGPADVLIPHFEKELDAVVTVIGTVARTGISGALIGNTSEVVLDSLKGDVLVLKSEEATAHIAELARG; from the coding sequence ATGCAAGCTGTCCGTAGCATCCTTGTCGTCCTCGACCCAGAACACGCCCACAGCCTTGCACTCACCCGTGCCAAGCTGATTGCAGGTGTGACAGGTGCTCGCCTGCACTTGCTGATATGCGACAAGAAACATGACCACAGTGCGCTGCTCAGCCTGTTGAGCAGCCAAATGCACGATGACGGATACGATAACGTCTCCCACGAGCAGGCCTGGCATGAGACCTTGCATGAGTCGATCATCAAGGTGCAGGAGGCCGAAGGTTGCGAACTGGTGATCAAGGATCACCGGCCAGACAGCCCCCTGAAAAAGGCATTGCTCACGCCCAACGACTGGAAATTACTGCGCCTTTGCCCTTGTGCGGTGCTGATGGTCAAGAGCGAGAGGCCATGGACGGGTGGGGTGATACTCGCCGCAGTTGATGTCGGCAACCAGGATGAAGACCATCGCAGGCTGCACGCGGACATCATCGATCATGGTTACGCAATTGCCGGGCTTGCCAAAGGGCATTTGCATGTCATCAGCGCCCACCCCTCCCCCATGCTCTCGGCGTCAGACCCGGTGTATCAGTTGAGCGAGACCATCGACAAGCGTTATCGGGAAGCTTGCAGAGCGTTCCAGGCGGAGTACGGCATCAGTGAGGACCGTCTGCATGTGGAAGAGGGGCCTGCCGATGTGCTCATTCCTCATTTCGAGAAGGAACTCGATGCAGTGGTCACGGTGATTGGCACTGTCGCCCGTACAGGCATTTCTGGGGCGTTGATTGGTAATACTTCGGAGGTGGTGCTCGATTCGTTGAAAGGCGATGTATTGGTGCTCAAGAGCGAGGAAGCCACCGCACACATCGCGGAACTGGCCCGCGGTTGA
- a CDS encoding tRNA-(ms[2]io[6]A)-hydroxylase encodes MSLIPEIEAFLGCPTPDAWIEAALADQETLLIDHKNCEFKAASTALSLIAKYNTHLDLINMMSRLAREELVHHEQVLRLMKRRGVPLRPVSAGRYASGLRRLVRAHEPVKLVDTLVVGAFIEARSCERFAALVPHLDEELGTFYHGLLKSEARHYQGYLKLAHHYGDEADIARRIALVREAEAELIQSPDQELRFHSGIPMAQAA; translated from the coding sequence ATGTCCCTGATTCCCGAAATCGAAGCCTTCCTCGGATGCCCAACGCCAGATGCCTGGATCGAAGCGGCACTTGCCGACCAGGAGACGTTGCTCATCGACCACAAGAACTGCGAATTCAAGGCCGCCAGCACTGCGTTGAGCTTGATTGCCAAGTACAACACCCACCTGGACCTGATCAACATGATGTCGCGCCTTGCGCGCGAGGAACTGGTGCACCATGAGCAGGTGCTGCGCCTGATGAAGCGTCGTGGGGTGCCGCTGCGGCCAGTGTCGGCGGGGCGCTATGCCTCCGGCCTGCGACGACTGGTACGTGCCCATGAGCCGGTCAAGCTGGTGGATACTCTGGTAGTGGGGGCGTTCATCGAGGCCCGCAGCTGCGAGCGCTTCGCAGCCCTGGTGCCACACCTGGATGAAGAGCTGGGAACTTTCTATCACGGCTTGTTGAAGAGTGAAGCGCGCCATTATCAGGGCTACCTGAAGCTGGCTCATCACTACGGGGACGAGGCGGATATCGCCCGCCGAATAGCGTTGGTGCGGGAAGCGGAAGCAGAACTGATCCAATCACCGGATCAGGAGCTCCGCTTCCACAGCGGTATTCCAATGGCGCAAGCCGCCTGA
- a CDS encoding YqjD family protein: MARKTAALADSDQIKDQVFSELQSLIEESEKLLNDSASLVGEEADTLRAQVSLKLRQAREAAGQVRAKAQPVVDATQDYIGGHPWQTVAVSAGFGLVIGLLLGRRP, from the coding sequence ATGGCCCGAAAAACTGCCGCACTGGCCGACAGCGATCAGATCAAGGATCAGGTATTCAGTGAGTTGCAGTCACTGATCGAAGAGTCGGAAAAGCTGCTCAACGACAGCGCGTCCCTGGTTGGCGAAGAGGCCGATACCTTGCGCGCGCAAGTCAGCCTGAAACTGCGCCAGGCGCGTGAAGCCGCTGGCCAGGTACGCGCCAAGGCGCAACCGGTAGTCGATGCGACACAGGACTACATCGGTGGCCATCCATGGCAGACCGTGGCGGTTTCCGCCGGCTTCGGCCTGGTCATCGGCCTGCTGCTGGGGCGCCGTCCCTGA
- a CDS encoding LEA type 2 family protein, whose product MALQLQRYTRLMLVLLMAIGLNACALFQPRDPLDITVIGFEPLAGQELEMRMAVKMRVQNPNEQEIDYNGIALKLEVNGQPLAAGVSDQSGHIGRFGEAVIVVPISITAFSFLRQAYGLGKLDTLQGMPYVLRGKLAGGLFGTVRFTDEGKLDLPKGASLNW is encoded by the coding sequence ATGGCTCTGCAATTACAACGTTACACACGCCTCATGCTGGTCTTGCTGATGGCGATCGGGCTCAACGCCTGCGCGCTGTTCCAGCCCCGTGACCCGCTCGACATCACCGTAATCGGCTTCGAACCGCTTGCCGGGCAGGAACTGGAAATGCGCATGGCCGTGAAGATGCGCGTGCAGAACCCCAATGAGCAGGAAATCGATTACAACGGCATCGCGTTGAAGCTGGAAGTCAATGGCCAGCCCTTGGCTGCGGGCGTCAGCGACCAGTCGGGGCATATAGGCCGTTTCGGGGAGGCGGTGATCGTGGTGCCGATCAGCATCACGGCGTTCTCGTTCCTGCGCCAGGCCTATGGCCTGGGCAAGCTCGATACGCTGCAGGGCATGCCTTACGTGCTGCGCGGAAAACTGGCGGGCGGGCTGTTCGGCACCGTACGTTTCACCGATGAGGGCAAGCTCGACCTGCCCAAGGGCGCCAGCCTGAACTGGTGA